A genomic stretch from Mycobacterium paraterrae includes:
- a CDS encoding MFS transporter — MSTPADDSWRALLGPRHLGTSTLLAGGVALYATNEFLTVSLLPSAIAEIGGERLFAWVTTLYLVGSVVAAASVNAILLRLGARWSFLWGLAVFGAGSLICAAAPGMGVMLVGRTLQGAAGGLLAGLGYALISTTLPRALWTRASALVSAMWGVATVIGPAAGGLFAQFGLWRWAFGAMAILSVAMAALVPLVLPAGHTRPDERSAGLKVPVWSVLLLSGAALTVSIAQIPTGVALTVMLLAASAILVVVFVLVDRRAAVKVLPLSMFGPGPLKWIYLALAVLMASAMVDMYVPLFGQRLAHLVPVVAGFLGAALAIGWAVSEFVSASLKSGKAVKRLVVAGPLVGAAGFVLAAVTQADHAPVGLVVTWAAALTVAGAGMGAGWPHLSAWAMQCADEREGAAAGAAINTIEMIAGAFGAGLAGVVVNSAEGDLVIAARALFAVFAVVGLLGAIASRRAARNVGTPP; from the coding sequence ATCAGCACACCGGCGGACGACAGCTGGCGCGCGCTACTGGGCCCCAGACATCTGGGTACGTCGACGCTGCTGGCCGGTGGGGTGGCGCTGTACGCCACCAACGAGTTCCTGACCGTCAGCCTGCTGCCGAGCGCGATCGCCGAAATCGGCGGCGAGCGCCTCTTCGCCTGGGTGACCACCCTCTACCTGGTCGGCTCGGTAGTGGCGGCCGCATCGGTCAACGCGATCTTGCTGCGACTCGGGGCGCGATGGTCGTTTCTTTGGGGGCTCGCGGTATTCGGGGCCGGCAGCCTCATCTGCGCGGCCGCTCCGGGGATGGGCGTGATGCTGGTCGGCCGGACGCTCCAAGGAGCGGCCGGCGGACTATTGGCTGGGCTGGGATATGCGCTCATTTCGACCACCCTGCCTCGAGCGCTATGGACCCGGGCGTCGGCGTTGGTGTCGGCGATGTGGGGGGTGGCCACCGTGATCGGCCCGGCCGCCGGCGGGCTGTTTGCCCAATTCGGTTTGTGGCGTTGGGCATTCGGCGCCATGGCGATCCTGTCCGTCGCGATGGCGGCGCTCGTCCCCCTGGTGTTGCCGGCCGGGCATACACGCCCCGATGAACGGTCAGCGGGGCTGAAGGTGCCGGTGTGGTCGGTGCTGCTGCTCAGCGGCGCGGCGTTGACGGTCAGCATCGCCCAGATTCCGACCGGCGTCGCACTGACCGTGATGCTGTTGGCGGCGAGCGCGATCCTGGTGGTCGTTTTCGTACTTGTGGACCGTCGGGCGGCGGTAAAAGTGCTGCCGCTGAGCATGTTTGGTCCCGGGCCGTTGAAGTGGATCTATCTGGCCTTGGCGGTGCTGATGGCCTCTGCCATGGTGGACATGTACGTTCCGCTGTTCGGGCAGCGCCTGGCGCATCTGGTGCCTGTGGTGGCCGGTTTTCTCGGCGCCGCGTTGGCAATCGGCTGGGCGGTCAGTGAATTCGTCAGCGCGTCGTTGAAGAGCGGCAAAGCCGTCAAGCGCTTGGTGGTCGCCGGCCCGCTGGTCGGTGCTGCCGGCTTTGTCTTGGCCGCCGTGACGCAGGCCGACCATGCGCCGGTGGGCCTCGTCGTTACCTGGGCGGCGGCGCTGACCGTCGCCGGAGCGGGGATGGGAGCGGGCTGGCCGCACCTGTCGGCGTGGGCGATGCAGTGCGCCGACGAGCGGGAAGGCGCCGCGGCGGGCGCGGCGATCAACACGATCGAGATGATCGCGGGGGCGTTCGGTGCCGGCCTGGCCGGCGTCGTGGTCAACAGCGCGGAAGGGGACCTGGTGATCGCCGCGCGCGCCTTATTTGCGGTGTTCGCGGTGGTGGGCCTGCTGGGCGCCATCGCCTCGCGCCGCGCGGCCCGCAATGTGGGCACACCGCCATGA
- the uvrB gene encoding excinuclease ABC subunit UvrB — MAFATEHPVLAHSEYRPVEDMVRAGGRFEVVSPYEPAGDQPAAIDELQRRIEAGERDVVLLGATGTGKSATTAWLIERLQRPTLVMAPNKTLAAQLANELREMLPHNAVEYFVSYYDYYQPEAYIAQTDTYIEKDSSINDDVERLRHSATSSLLSRRDVVVVASVSCIYGLGTPQSYLDRSVELKVGTEVPRDGLLRLLVDVQYTRNDMSFTRGSFRVRGDTVEIIPSYEELAVRIEYFGDEIEALYYLHPLTGDVVRQVDSLRIFPATHYVAGPERMAQAISTIEQELEERLAELEGQGKLLEAQRLRMRTNYDIEMMRQVGFCSGIENYSRHIDARGPGSPPATLLDYFPEDFLMVIDESHVTVPQIGGMYEGDMSRKRNLVEYGFRLPSACDNRPLTWEEFADRIGQTVYLSATPGPYELSQAAGEFVEQVIRPTGLVDPKVVVKPTKGQIDDLIGEIRKRADADERILVTTLTKKMAEDLTDYLLELGIRVRYLHSEVDTLRRVELLRQLRLGDYDVLIGINLLREGLDLPEVSLVAILDADKEGFLRSSRSLIQTIGRAARNVSGEVHMYADSMTDSMKEAIDETERRRAKQIAYNEENGIDPQPLRKKIADILDQVYREADDTENVAIGGSGRNSSRGRRAQGEPGRAVSAGVFEGRDTTNMPRAELADLIKDLTEQMMTAARDLQFELAARFRDEIADLKKELRGMDAAGLK, encoded by the coding sequence ATGGCGTTTGCTACCGAGCATCCCGTGCTTGCGCACTCCGAATACCGCCCCGTCGAAGACATGGTTCGGGCTGGCGGCCGCTTTGAAGTGGTCAGCCCGTACGAGCCTGCCGGTGACCAGCCGGCCGCCATCGACGAGCTGCAACGTCGCATCGAGGCGGGGGAGCGCGACGTCGTGCTGCTCGGTGCCACCGGTACCGGTAAGTCGGCCACCACGGCGTGGCTCATCGAGCGGCTGCAACGCCCGACGCTGGTGATGGCGCCAAACAAGACGCTGGCCGCGCAGTTGGCCAACGAGTTGCGAGAGATGTTGCCGCACAACGCTGTCGAATACTTCGTCTCGTACTACGACTACTACCAACCCGAGGCCTACATCGCGCAGACCGACACCTACATCGAAAAAGACAGCTCGATCAACGACGATGTCGAACGGTTGCGGCACTCCGCGACGTCGTCGCTGCTGTCGCGACGCGACGTCGTGGTGGTCGCATCGGTGTCCTGCATCTACGGCCTGGGCACGCCTCAGTCTTACCTGGACCGCTCGGTGGAGCTGAAGGTCGGCACCGAGGTGCCGCGCGACGGCCTGCTGCGGCTGCTGGTCGACGTGCAGTACACGCGCAACGACATGTCGTTTACCCGCGGCTCGTTCCGCGTCCGCGGTGACACCGTGGAGATCATCCCGTCGTATGAAGAGCTGGCGGTGCGCATCGAGTACTTCGGCGACGAGATCGAAGCACTGTACTACCTGCATCCGCTGACCGGTGATGTTGTGCGACAAGTCGATTCGCTGCGAATATTTCCTGCGACGCATTATGTGGCCGGCCCGGAACGCATGGCGCAGGCGATCTCGACCATCGAGCAGGAGCTCGAGGAACGGCTCGCCGAGCTCGAGGGCCAGGGCAAGCTACTCGAGGCCCAGCGCCTTCGGATGCGGACCAACTACGACATCGAGATGATGCGTCAGGTCGGGTTCTGCTCGGGCATCGAGAACTACTCGCGGCATATCGATGCGCGCGGACCCGGGTCGCCGCCGGCGACGCTGCTGGACTACTTCCCCGAAGACTTCCTGATGGTGATCGACGAGTCGCACGTCACGGTGCCGCAGATCGGCGGCATGTACGAGGGCGATATGTCCCGCAAGCGCAACCTGGTCGAGTACGGGTTCCGGCTCCCGTCGGCGTGTGACAACCGGCCGTTGACCTGGGAGGAGTTCGCCGACCGCATCGGTCAGACGGTGTACCTGTCGGCGACGCCGGGTCCCTACGAGCTCAGCCAAGCTGCCGGGGAGTTCGTCGAGCAGGTGATCCGACCGACCGGGCTGGTCGATCCCAAGGTCGTGGTGAAGCCCACCAAGGGACAGATCGACGACCTGATAGGCGAGATCCGCAAGCGTGCCGACGCCGACGAACGAATCCTGGTCACCACGCTGACCAAGAAGATGGCCGAAGACCTCACCGACTATCTGCTCGAGCTCGGCATCCGGGTGCGCTACCTGCACTCCGAGGTCGACACGCTGCGCCGCGTCGAGTTGCTGCGCCAACTGCGGCTGGGTGACTACGACGTGCTGATCGGTATCAACCTGCTCCGCGAGGGGTTGGACCTGCCCGAGGTGTCGCTGGTGGCGATCCTCGACGCGGACAAGGAAGGTTTCCTGCGCTCGTCGCGCAGCCTGATCCAGACCATCGGCCGCGCGGCCCGCAACGTGTCGGGTGAGGTGCACATGTACGCCGACTCGATGACCGACTCGATGAAGGAAGCCATCGACGAGACCGAGCGCCGCCGGGCCAAACAGATTGCCTACAACGAGGAGAACGGCATCGACCCGCAGCCGCTGCGCAAGAAGATCGCCGACATCCTCGATCAGGTGTATCGCGAGGCGGACGACACCGAGAATGTCGCGATCGGCGGGTCAGGTCGCAACTCGTCGCGGGGGAGGCGTGCCCAAGGTGAGCCGGGCCGGGCGGTCAGCGCCGGCGTCTTCGAGGGACGCGACACCACGAACATGCCGCGTGCCGAGTTGGCCGATCTGATCAAGGACCTCACCGAGCAGATGATGACCGCGGCCCGAGACCTGCAGTTCGAGCTGGCGGCCCGGTTCCGCGACGAGATCGCCGATCTGAAGAAAGAGCTGCGGGGGATGGACGCCGCCGGCCTGAAGTGA
- a CDS encoding serine/threonine-protein kinase: MDEATRATERWDAHSGPSVPPADPPRSRSLLERGYASLPESAITRLLTKVPLIGSRPSREAAKARRPASGAPSDSALAAPTSFAGYTILRPLGSGGMADVYLAKHPRLPRRDALKILSEGTTADQEFRERFNREADLAATLWHPHIVAVHDRGEFDGHLWIAMDYVEGTDAARLMRERFRGGMSETDVCAIVTAVAGALDYAHARGLLHRDVKPANILLTHPDEDDRRILLADFGVARQLADISGITETNVAVGTVAYAAPEQLVGSTMDGRADQYALAASAFHLLTGVPPFQNSNPVAVISQHLHAAPPRLSDYRPDLAGLDEVFLKALAKEPGDRFDRCRQFAAAFSEQVSGCADSARRRPPVRRPRARTGRRRLSLRSGLLVAMVLAVLSLSVTWAISFFSWNDQPPASPGTPPKVSKTSSSGSALAAPPLNGRYRLDYDRAKQTSNGVIRTNGGVTSWWAFTSACTANGCAATGTKLDETSHTEAKATGTGNTGVLHFVDGNWQAEPRQIQVACRTSRGGPMSTQSETVVWTLTPEPDGTLRGVQSQTVQSNECGSQGATLRTPVVASRTGDVPEGVTIADPAQAANTTASPAAAVTPAVLGGPCTDVDKVAFDPTANQQVVCEGNVWDKAPATSGVHPVGTSCTDIPVFTMSKSEDGHLIECDPGTRVWSSQHG; encoded by the coding sequence ATGGACGAGGCGACCAGGGCCACCGAGCGCTGGGACGCCCACTCCGGGCCGTCGGTCCCGCCGGCCGACCCGCCGCGCTCTCGCAGTCTGCTGGAGCGGGGGTATGCGTCGCTACCGGAGTCGGCCATCACCCGGTTGCTGACTAAGGTGCCGCTGATCGGGTCGCGGCCATCCCGGGAAGCGGCGAAGGCGCGTCGACCCGCATCCGGCGCCCCCTCCGACAGTGCGTTGGCGGCGCCGACATCGTTCGCGGGCTATACGATCCTGCGGCCGCTGGGATCAGGCGGGATGGCTGATGTCTACTTGGCCAAGCATCCCCGCCTGCCTCGCCGGGATGCGTTGAAAATCCTCAGTGAAGGCACCACCGCCGACCAAGAGTTCCGCGAGCGGTTCAACCGCGAAGCGGATCTGGCTGCGACGCTGTGGCATCCGCACATCGTCGCGGTGCATGACCGGGGCGAATTCGACGGTCATCTGTGGATTGCGATGGATTACGTCGAGGGCACCGACGCCGCGCGATTGATGCGCGAACGGTTCCGCGGGGGCATGAGCGAAACGGACGTGTGCGCGATCGTCACCGCCGTCGCGGGTGCCCTTGACTATGCGCACGCGCGGGGTCTGCTGCACCGCGACGTCAAACCCGCCAACATTCTGTTGACCCATCCCGACGAGGATGATCGTCGAATCCTGTTGGCGGACTTCGGTGTTGCCCGTCAGCTCGCCGACATCAGCGGCATCACCGAGACCAACGTCGCGGTCGGTACGGTCGCCTACGCGGCCCCTGAGCAGCTCGTCGGGTCGACCATGGACGGCCGCGCCGATCAGTACGCGTTGGCCGCCTCGGCGTTCCACCTGCTCACCGGTGTCCCGCCGTTCCAGAATTCCAACCCCGTCGCGGTGATCAGTCAGCACCTGCACGCGGCCCCGCCGCGGCTAAGCGACTACCGGCCGGACTTGGCCGGGCTCGACGAGGTGTTTCTCAAGGCCTTGGCCAAGGAGCCGGGCGACCGGTTCGATCGGTGCCGGCAGTTCGCCGCGGCGTTCAGCGAGCAGGTGTCCGGTTGCGCCGACAGCGCGCGCCGGCGGCCTCCCGTACGGCGCCCCCGGGCCAGGACCGGCCGGCGGAGGTTGTCGCTGAGATCCGGTCTGCTGGTGGCGATGGTCCTCGCGGTGCTCTCGCTGTCGGTGACGTGGGCGATCTCGTTTTTCTCGTGGAACGATCAACCGCCGGCCAGTCCCGGTACGCCGCCGAAAGTGAGCAAGACGTCGTCGTCGGGGTCGGCGCTCGCAGCACCGCCGTTGAACGGCCGTTACCGGCTTGACTACGACCGGGCGAAGCAGACGTCGAACGGTGTCATCCGGACCAACGGCGGTGTGACCAGTTGGTGGGCCTTCACGTCAGCGTGCACCGCCAACGGATGCGCGGCGACCGGCACGAAGCTGGACGAGACGAGCCACACCGAGGCCAAGGCGACCGGCACCGGCAATACCGGTGTCCTGCATTTCGTCGACGGCAATTGGCAGGCCGAGCCGCGCCAAATCCAGGTTGCGTGCCGAACGTCGCGCGGAGGACCGATGTCCACTCAGTCGGAGACGGTGGTGTGGACGTTGACCCCGGAGCCGGATGGCACGCTGCGTGGCGTCCAGAGCCAGACCGTGCAGAGCAACGAATGCGGTTCTCAGGGCGCGACTCTGCGAACACCCGTCGTCGCGTCACGGACCGGCGACGTGCCCGAGGGCGTGACGATTGCCGATCCCGCGCAGGCCGCCAACACCACGGCATCGCCGGCTGCGGCCGTGACGCCCGCCGTGTTGGGCGGACCGTGCACCGACGTCGACAAGGTCGCCTTCGATCCGACAGCCAATCAGCAGGTCGTGTGCGAGGGCAACGTCTGGGACAAGGCGCCGGCAACGAGCGGCGTCCACCCGGTCGGGACCTCGTGCACCGATATCCCGGTGTTCACCATGTCGAAGTCCGAGGACGGACACCTGATCGAATGCGATCCCGGTACCCGGGTGTGGAGCAGCCAGCACGGCTGA
- a CDS encoding ATP-binding cassette domain-containing protein: MSRSAPPVLRIWHNGSESTFLPGHDVVIGRDLRADVRIADPRISRAHLILRFEQGKWVAIDNGSVNGTFVNGYRRPVIDVHDGQSINIGNAGGPQLTFEIGAPRGKEARPAPGGPAPGPPHTVTWSTPGRPMPQGPPSASSAKTPPGPPPRSAPRPRPAPPISPSEYPTTVQGRRPPTGPPPDQVTVVNARSAPAQHDVPPTEVTMLDARASDGANFATRFVKRLAPRATPSAKPAGSVTVGRAADNDIVVPDVLASRYHATLTLTPLGTEIRDTSVNGTFVNGTRVGSAILSEGDVVTVGNIDLVVNGGLLVCRSETEAATSTGGLEVRDVQYVVDNGKQLLSDISLTARPGTLTAVIGGSGAGKSTLARLIAGYTTPSSGSVTFEGHDIHAEYASLRSRIGMVPQDDVVHRQLTVNQALSYAAELRLPPDTSKADRTRVVSQVLEELDLTKHADTRVDKLSGGQRKRASVALELLTGPSLLILDEPTSGLDPALDLQVMTMLRQLADAGRVVLVVTHSLSYLDVCDQVLLVAPGGKTAYCGPPDGIGEVMGTTNWAKIFSQVGADPEEANRRFREREQPQPPSKSDKPADLGEPVHTSVPRQISTIARRQVRLVIADRAYFVFLALLPFILGALSLTVPGNTGFRPTGPHTGTPDESAQILALLLPAAAFMGVALTIRDLVGERAIFQREQAVGLSTTAYLLAKTLVFCGFAVLQAAIVTAIVVGGKGTPSRGAVLLGHSTAAATGELFLTVAAACVASAVLGLAISSLVRSSEQIMPLFVVAVMAQLVLCGGMVPVTGRLGLDQLSWLMPARWGYAAAASTVDLRHLVPPTLLPQDQFWQHTRHFWLLDMGMLAGLTAFFGLFVRWKIRLRR; the protein is encoded by the coding sequence GTGAGTCGATCAGCCCCGCCCGTTCTGAGGATCTGGCATAACGGATCCGAGAGTACGTTCCTGCCCGGGCACGACGTGGTGATCGGCCGCGATCTGCGCGCCGACGTGCGGATCGCCGACCCGCGGATCTCGCGCGCCCACCTGATCCTTCGGTTCGAACAGGGCAAATGGGTGGCGATCGACAACGGTTCGGTGAACGGCACTTTCGTCAACGGTTACCGGCGACCGGTGATCGATGTGCACGACGGACAAAGCATCAACATCGGTAATGCGGGCGGCCCACAGCTGACATTCGAGATCGGCGCTCCTCGCGGCAAGGAAGCTCGGCCAGCGCCGGGCGGACCGGCGCCCGGACCGCCGCACACCGTCACCTGGTCGACACCGGGGCGGCCGATGCCGCAGGGGCCGCCATCCGCGTCGTCGGCCAAGACGCCGCCGGGGCCCCCGCCGCGGAGTGCCCCACGGCCCCGCCCGGCGCCGCCGATCTCGCCATCGGAATATCCGACGACCGTGCAGGGCCGGCGACCGCCCACCGGACCGCCGCCCGATCAGGTGACGGTCGTCAACGCGCGGTCAGCGCCGGCGCAGCACGACGTGCCGCCGACCGAGGTCACCATGCTCGACGCCCGCGCTTCGGACGGGGCGAACTTCGCAACCCGCTTCGTCAAGCGTCTCGCGCCCCGCGCGACACCATCGGCGAAGCCGGCGGGCTCCGTCACTGTCGGACGGGCAGCGGACAACGACATCGTGGTTCCCGACGTCCTGGCCTCGCGCTACCACGCCACACTCACTTTGACCCCGCTGGGCACCGAGATCCGGGACACGAGCGTCAATGGGACTTTCGTCAACGGCACCCGCGTCGGTTCGGCAATCCTGAGCGAGGGTGACGTCGTCACCGTCGGAAACATCGACCTCGTCGTCAACGGCGGCCTGCTGGTCTGTCGCAGCGAAACCGAGGCAGCCACCAGCACGGGCGGCCTCGAAGTTCGCGACGTTCAATACGTCGTCGACAACGGCAAACAACTACTCAGCGACATCTCACTGACCGCGCGGCCGGGAACCCTGACCGCCGTGATCGGTGGATCGGGCGCCGGGAAGAGCACGCTGGCCCGGCTCATCGCCGGATACACGACTCCCAGCTCCGGCTCGGTGACGTTCGAGGGCCATGACATCCACGCCGAGTACGCCTCGCTGCGCAGCAGGATTGGCATGGTCCCCCAGGACGACGTCGTGCACCGTCAGTTGACCGTGAACCAGGCGCTGAGTTACGCCGCCGAGCTCCGCCTGCCACCCGACACCAGCAAAGCCGACCGGACCCGGGTGGTCTCCCAGGTGCTCGAGGAACTCGACTTGACCAAGCACGCCGATACGCGGGTCGACAAGCTGTCCGGCGGTCAGCGCAAACGCGCTTCGGTGGCACTGGAATTGCTCACCGGACCGTCGTTGCTGATTCTCGACGAGCCGACCTCGGGCCTGGACCCGGCGCTGGACCTGCAGGTCATGACGATGCTGCGGCAACTTGCCGATGCCGGTCGGGTGGTTCTGGTGGTCACCCACTCGCTGTCCTACCTCGACGTCTGTGACCAGGTGCTGCTGGTCGCCCCCGGCGGAAAGACGGCCTACTGCGGTCCGCCGGACGGCATCGGCGAAGTGATGGGCACGACGAACTGGGCCAAGATCTTCAGCCAGGTCGGCGCCGATCCGGAGGAGGCCAACCGCCGCTTCCGTGAAAGGGAGCAGCCTCAGCCCCCGTCGAAGTCCGACAAGCCTGCCGACCTGGGCGAACCGGTGCACACCAGCGTCCCGCGCCAAATCTCGACGATCGCGCGGCGGCAGGTCCGGCTCGTCATCGCCGACCGGGCCTATTTCGTCTTCCTGGCCCTGCTGCCGTTCATTCTCGGGGCGCTGTCGCTGACCGTGCCCGGCAACACAGGGTTCCGGCCCACCGGCCCGCACACCGGGACACCCGACGAATCCGCCCAGATCCTGGCGCTACTGCTGCCGGCCGCGGCGTTCATGGGTGTCGCGCTGACCATCCGCGACCTGGTCGGCGAACGCGCGATCTTCCAGCGAGAACAAGCGGTCGGGCTGTCCACGACGGCATATCTGTTGGCCAAAACGCTGGTGTTCTGCGGGTTCGCGGTGCTGCAGGCCGCGATCGTCACCGCGATCGTGGTCGGCGGCAAGGGGACGCCTAGCCGGGGGGCGGTGCTGCTCGGCCACTCGACCGCCGCCGCCACCGGCGAGTTGTTCCTCACCGTCGCCGCGGCGTGCGTCGCTTCGGCGGTCCTGGGGCTGGCCATCTCGTCACTGGTCCGATCGAGCGAACAGATCATGCCGCTGTTCGTGGTGGCGGTGATGGCTCAGCTGGTGCTGTGCGGCGGCATGGTCCCGGTCACCGGGCGGCTCGGGCTCGACCAGCTGTCCTGGTTGATGCCGGCGCGCTGGGGCTACGCGGCGGCCGCATCCACGGTCGACCTGCGGCATTTGGTGCCGCCGACGCTGCTTCCCCAGGACCAGTTCTGGCAGCACACCAGGCACTTCTGGCTGCTCGACATGGGCATGTTGGCCGGCCTGACAGCGTTCTTCGGCCTGTTCGTCCGCTGGAAGATCCGGCTCAGGCGCTGA
- a CDS encoding DUF402 domain-containing protein, translated as MRAVDEYTVRPWGLYVARPTPGRAQFHYLESWLLPSLGLRATVFHYNAGHERDHDFYLDVGEYTPGPDSWASEDHYLDLEVRTHTGVDLTDVDELLDAVRHGLLTPQAGELAVRRAMHAVEGLARNDFDLNAWLACDGIHLHWR; from the coding sequence GTGCGTGCGGTCGACGAGTACACCGTGCGCCCGTGGGGTCTCTACGTTGCCCGACCGACCCCCGGACGCGCCCAGTTTCATTACCTGGAGTCGTGGCTGTTGCCCTCGCTGGGGCTGCGCGCCACAGTGTTTCATTACAACGCCGGCCACGAGCGCGATCACGACTTCTACCTCGACGTCGGCGAATACACGCCGGGCCCGGACTCCTGGGCATCTGAAGACCACTACCTGGACCTCGAGGTTCGCACGCACACCGGCGTGGATTTGACCGACGTCGACGAACTCCTCGACGCGGTCCGGCACGGCTTGCTGACGCCGCAAGCCGGGGAGTTGGCAGTTCGCCGCGCGATGCACGCGGTCGAAGGCTTGGCGCGCAATGACTTTGATCTCAATGCGTGGTTGGCCTGCGACGGCATCCACTTGCATTGGCGATGA
- a CDS encoding DUF6131 family protein, whose translation MITLGILLLIAGFVLKISILWTLGIILLVIGAILAILGSTGRAIGGRRHYF comes from the coding sequence ATGATCACTCTCGGCATCCTTTTGCTCATTGCCGGCTTTGTTCTGAAGATCTCGATTCTGTGGACACTGGGAATCATCCTTCTCGTCATTGGAGCGATCCTGGCGATCCTCGGCAGTACCGGACGGGCCATCGGCGGACGCCGGCACTACTTCTGA